A segment of the Salvelinus sp. IW2-2015 linkage group LG23, ASM291031v2, whole genome shotgun sequence genome:
TCTGGCTTGGAATCAGAACCATTTACAAGTATTTCCAGTATGTGATGGGCAGAGCAGAAGAGGTGTCAACAATAGAAACAGTAGAAGCCATTATAACAGTCAAATACAacagtttaatatctatatatgtTTATATCTGTTCTTTGTCTCTTTCTGACAAGASAGACCAACGCGAACGTGTGCAGAGCGGGCGGCCGTCCTATCGCCTTCAACCACAGAACACGGGCCgtcattttctgtttatttccCGATGATTCTACGAATTGAATTCGCCACAGCTTTCCGACACCCGGCAGCTGATCTACGGCGCATGGCCGACGTTCGTGTTGGTCCATCTTGTTCTTTAGacgtttgttattattattattttaattttttacaaaAGCGAAGGAAACAGCAGCAAGTCTTTATTTCTTGTCTGTCTTTGGAGCTGTTGACCCCTGCATTTGACCCCTGTTGCTCAGGCTgttgacgggggggggggggggggggtcgctaTTGCAGGTTAGATTTGGCAAAAGTCATTTTTTTCCCCCGTCACGTCAGACCATCGTCCTCAGTATTCTTCTTTGATAGTCATTGGTATAGACGGAGACACTAAGCCGCCACTGCTGCTGGTCACCATGGCAACGTTGCCAGGCATGCCAGAGCCTGGGGAGTAGGTGTTGTTGTGGACGCAGGCTGAGGCTGCTGCATCTTCTTCTTGTTCACTTTCCTCTCTTTGGCACGCCGATTCTGAAACCAGATTTTTACCTATGGAACAAAGAAAAGATTTGATGTAAGTGCCCCCGTGACTGTCCGGTAAACTTTGAGAAAGGcgcactgcgtgtgtgtgtgtgtgtgtgtgtgtgtgtgtgtgtgtgtgtgtgtgtgtgtgtgtgtgtgtgtgtgtgtgtgtgtgtgtgtgtgtgtgtgtgtgtgtgtgtgtgtgtgtgtgtgtgtgtgtgtgtgtgtgtgtgtgtgtgtggtgtggtgagcagagagagagacacagagagagagagacagagacagaaaatgGAGAGATTGTCCCCTGTCCCATGATGTTGTGTCTGACCTGTCGTTCTGAGAGGCTGAGAGACGTGGCCAGCTCTGCTTTCCTCCTGATGGTGATGTAGCGGCTATAGTGGAACTCTTTCTCCAGCTCCAACCGCTGGTGATCYGTGTACACCACCCGGTACTTGTCTTTCGTTCTTGTCTTACCACCTGCAACAGAGTACAGCCATCTGTCAACTTYCatattgtgtgtgtaatgtagAAAAACAACTTATATTTTGACTAActttaatccttaagagtctattgacgccaCCCATGCGTCGATCTAAGTAACAGTAAAAATCCRTCAATTTCAGCTGRAGAtatgcatgggctgcatctcaatccaacKCATCCGCGTATGTCGGCCTTYcacatctgcggtggaaggtggccgagctacagtagTGTTTGTCACATGAGACATCCCSaaaatcggtcttctcacggaAMATGTGTGTAaggtccgaacggtttggcctaaaaaACGAATATGACCAcaagatgagactctcaccaaCACGAtgtgtcacgggactcatctgaaggcaACCCATATACAAATGAAtgaaagtatggaggtagttttgtgccaacagaAATAATGGGTTAAATATCTGTCAAATATtttctgagctttcttatatcttctagatataggacagacactttaaaaccgtatgatacattttttttactgtctttCTTACCATTTATGAATATGTtagtgcagtggttcccaacgtTTTTcgattactgtaccaccaactgaattttgctttgCCCGGAGTACCcttgaagtaccccctcatgtgcatttcaGAGGTAGGCCTATGGTCTTATGTGTCTTCTCAAGTATCYCCCTTCTCAAGTATCCCCTGAGGATCGGCCACTGTGTAAGTCAATGCKTTTCTATAGGCTACAGCAGTAAAGggcaaattcaatattttatcaaatcttttatttatttttttatacataaaggggtcctaaaatattaactcaaatagctaaatgatccatggtatgaccatcttaaaacaactccatatgttagcttagtagacccCCCCCCTTTCACTAGGAGACAGGGCTTGACCTGCATTGGTTATAATGGGAGGATGACTGGGCCTACTGTCCAGTCAGATTTCACATTAACTTACATGCCGTAAATAAACAACATTAGAAGAGTAAATAAAGATGACATCAGACATCTGTGAAAAAGTGGCTTCTGCTTCATTTCATACATGAAACCtttcactaaaacacacacacacacagataaagtaGCAAAGCTCTGGGATCAACTAGCCTTTTTAATTAGGTACCGTAAATCAAAAGTCACTTCATTCTGTCCATAGTGAACGAGGCACCTAAGTGCAGATGCAGCGACCAAGTTAAAGATTAAAATGTGTGAGCTCAGAGGGTGAGGGGGGCTGCCTGCGAGGGCGCCAGGCCTGACGACCAGAGAGTTATCCAGACCATTAGGCTGTTGAAACACAGGACACACCCTCCTGGTCCCATGTTCCCCTAATTGTTCCTCTTCACCTCCTGATTCATAATTCCCTCATGACCGTCGTTGTCAAATGTCCATGTTGACCGAGGAGGACCACTCCTAAACAGACGGCATCTGAGGTGTACGTCTACGGGGGTATTGACCCATACAATCGTAATGCGGCGTTAATCGAAAAGTGTACTGATTGTAGTGGCTCCCATCACCAGCGACGACACAGTTGGCGGTCACCTGAGAAGGCCACCAAGGGGCTAACTCTGAGCCTGTACATCTGCATTTCATTTGAATGTTAGGTGGCAACGCATCCTAATGCTGCACTGGGAGAGACAAAACTGTAGAGGACACAGAAATATTCAACAGTCCGATGATAGTTTCCCTTGATGGAACGATTAAAAATGCCAGCAGCATTCAAGAACCTATAAAAACCCATAATTCAATCCAAATGTGAAAAGTTAGAGAAGTGGTAGTGTTTACATTGAATAAGTGGAGAATGATTGATGCACTGTCCATGAATCTGTGTAGCACTGTACTTCTGTAATAAGTATCATCGATGGCTGCTGAGATAAATGGTTAAGCAGTTGAGGTTAAGGAGCTTTTCTGGCCGGTACGATAAAGTGACATGGAGATCATCTGTAACACGGACCATAGAACTCTCTGTCTGGGACAACCAGATAACCACATGAACTGGAATGACGAATTGTGGATACAAATGTACTTGTGAATTATCCACGTCCAATAGACGACAGCATTCAAATGAAATCCAAAGTCTGTGCCCCTGCAGCCTTTGTAATCATAAGCGGTCCCAGGCAGCCATCRACAACAACTTGATTTCTGTTGGGTTTTCTACACAGGAAGAAAAGCGTTAGAGTCATCTAACTCTCAGTTTGGGCAGTTTGGTCTACAGGATTCACATGGGTTCAAACTGCATTCTTGTAATTCAGTATCAGCTATCTACCTATAATCTATGAGGCCAGAAGGAGCATGCATACACGGAAATGATTTSCTATTTTCTCTTCGGGCCTGCTTTCTTGTACTGATAAAGGTGATTTAATACAAACTGTAGGCACAGTACAGCTAAGGTGCTTCCATGCCCATTACATTGAAGTcagtaaaatattattttttcatAAATCTCATGTCATATGATGTCATTGCCTGGCGTATTATACCAGTAGGACCTATAGGATTGCCTGACGTAGGTCTAGTGGAGGACAAGCGTGAAMCAAGCGAGCGACATCAAAGTAGTCGAGAACTACTCCCGCCTTGAGACAKAATGCCTGACAAAGAATTACAACATAGAAACATTTCTATGAGCCCTAGGTCGCCGACATACAAGAAGACAACAAACCTCTTCATTTGCCTAACAAGATCTTCGAATCTCAGCACACTGTTTCTTTCATTTGATCACTTGCAGGTTTAGCCGTCTCAGCTGACTCTAAAGAATTGTTATTGAAATTATGAAGAAAATCCTGTGACATTATGAAATATGCAGATGTTGGGCGGAAAGGAGTGATTGCTCACGTAATAATTGTGACGTCTACACCAGACAAAATCCAAATGAATTCGATGATGACTATATTATGCCTATTATAGTCTATATTATGCCTATTATATTATAGTCTATATTATGCCTATTATAGTCTATATTATGCCTATTATAGTCTATATTATGCCTATTATAGTCTATATTATGCCTATTATAGTCTATATTATGCCTATTATAGTCTATATTATGCCTATTATAAACTATATTATGCCTATTATAAACTATATTATGCCTATTATAAACTATATTATGCCTATTATAGGCTACTagcctactactattactattcaCTACCGATGATAAGCAATTATAATCATAACTATAATCATTGAGCGCTTATTACTTCAATAGGTCGACACacaatgcaattaaaatgcaTACTCTGCTTTACCCTCAACTGTCAATACATTGattgccgtgattgggagtcccacagggtggcgcacaattggcccagcgtcgtccgggtttggccggtgtagggcatcattgtaaataagaattttgttcttcactgacttgcctagaggttaataaaggttaattaaaaataaacattacatAGCAACATActacacagatgtaggatcttcatttgggtcagtttgctacagcaggaaaataattctgcagcaacaggaaatgtgaattattaggctatgtggattataattaattgaaaTTTGTGTATGATAGAGTTTTTGTTGRGGCAATTCAAGTCWGAAATTTCAWagtggaaattacaaactttagaagcctttttaaaattYAAATACACTASAAATGYGCATTTCCTGCTGTCCAGGAAAATTTGCagtaacaaaagagtgatcaaattaagatcccacatctgtaccCATAAAACGCACGAGATAATGCCACTAATTGAAGATGGCATGCGAGGTGTGATTCATGTGTTCACACAAGCACTGCAGTGAGGAGCAACTGTGCCAATGAGCGcaaaatataaagtttatgtCAGTGACATATGATATTATATGACAATACACAGCAATGTCAAATACTTTAATGGGATTGGACAAATACTAAAGAATGAAAGAACTATGAAAAATCAAGCGACAGATAACCCGGTATTCCATCTTTCTGAGTTGAAACACGAATTCGTCTCTGAATTTAGAGAACAGGTGCACGCATCATTCAACGAATGTGACTCCCAAGGGCAGTGGTTCTGGTTTTGCTTTTCCCTCTCAACACGGTGCCTACAGTATTTCAGTATCTTTGATTTGAGAAAGAAAATGGGCCAAGATATTGCATTTAACCCATCATATTTCATATGTATGTGATTTGCTACAGATACatttagtttattattattttaataaacatttaaaaacgtGATTTAGGCTTTACTTTCTATGGTTTTATGGACAACCAAATGATCCACTTCTTGATTAMAAAAATGTATGAAACACCTCAGTAACCTACCTGAATTTGCCGGTGGTACGCTCCGCCTCATCCAATCATAAGGGTTTCTGCGCTGAGAATTGGGAGACAGCTGCCCAACAGATGAGTTGATAGACGGGAGAAGACCGGATTGTGGGACTGGAGAGAACTCTGGGGGACTATACCCTATTGGCCCCGGATTAGATGTGGACGGTCCTGTCCCCGGCCCATAGGGTGACCACTCTTCCCGGCTCGGCGGGTAAGCGGGGTTCCAGGCCCCCGTCTGGCTGTGGTGAGGGTCATTGTTAATCCCAGCAACGTGGTGGTATCCGCTGAAATCCGAATACTGCGGAGGTGCGGGGACAAAGTTCTGATGGTTCAAGTTGAGGCTGGGATGTCGCACTGGATTTGGGTACATGCTGGGTTCCTTCTCCAAAAGATAACTCACGTACATCTTTCCGTATGGGAACTCGTGCGCATAGTGTGCGTCAAGCGCGTTGCTCCTGCCTACTCTACCCCAGGTTTCTGTTGAACCAAGGCCTCCTCTACCTGGCTGGTCGACAGCCTACTCTTCAACTTCTTGTTTGCTAAACACGCTGCCAGTCAAGAGGTGTCGCGCTGACGTCAACATTTTATAgcccctcatctccctccctcaccttatCCCACCAGGGACAATTTGCATTAGAGACGGGCCTGCATTTCAAAGGCAGCAGAGCACCGGCATCAAAGCCGTCACGGGCATTTAGAAGAATGCTACAAATCGCACAGGAGAAACTAACATGAGTTCGTGTTGATTTTCTCAATGGGAGAACCTGTCACTGCATTGTCCGCTTAACGCCCATACACGCCTTGTGGAATAGAATGGTGAAGGGTCGAGGAACGTGGTAGCAAGGCCTGGAGTGRCCATGGTCTTWAAAAAAWAAAAAAAAACAGATAGCCTATCTATAAAATCATGTTGTGCATATAAATGTGCCCCAATAAATCCCTATTCAATGCTAAACGACCCTATATACTAACCATACAATTTCCTTAGATCGCCTACATTCTGCCATGTGCTCATCTCTTACTTGTTTTGGGTGATGTAGTCCTTGTAATATTAGGCCTATACGTATAYTTATTTCATGAGTTGGCCTATATATTTGACTCTCCCACTGGAGCRTAACATATTTCAAGTGACCTTCAACCCCAATTTATTGTAGCGTTCAAATATGGAATAGACCTAGTTCTTTGCGGGAAAGTATTGTGTTCTTTCTGTGCTGTGCTGAAACAGATAGCGCGGCTCCATGGCTGTATCAGGGGATTTCAAACAGATCTCTGAGGTGATATGSCGGTCTAGTCTCGTGCCCACCTCCCGGTTGTTCTAAACMAGGAGGAAGTGGCTCATGGAATATTCCGAATTTTAATAAATCTCATTGCTCTCTCGGTGCCCCGAGTTCATGCTTCTCTGTTGTTACCCCTCTTGTGCTTGAGAAATTGAATTGAACTAGTGAAAAAACATGCAGGATGTAAGTGAGTTTCACGAGGGTCACACAATTAAAATAGAATTTGTCTAAATTTAGATACCATTGAAATACATCGAATTTCAAACGAAATRCGACTTCAAAGCGAAATCACACCGTctattttgtaaaaaataattaaagataaaACATTAGATGTAATTCATTCAGACTTTGATGTTCAAGTCATAATTACTAACGAAATAGAATATACTATTTCAAGTTttccttctttttcttttctttagaTCTACAATAGTTCGTTTATTTCAGTTGTCTGCTATTACCGGTAATAACAAAATGTAATAGAATGTTTAGAAGCATTTTTTTCATTGGAYGAAGCATTTCAATAATACCGTTTTTAGCTCAATTGTTCTAAAGATATAAATAATTGTAGCTATTTATAMAaatgtatttatctatttatttaaaaACGATATTTTTGATTTATGAAGRAGATTTCAAATGTGTAAAATTGTACTTTCATTTCTGTCATACAATAACACAGATGCTTATTATAACAACATCAACAGTATAAACAATACAAACGAAAATAACGATagctatataataataattgatgAATTCAGTGTRTTTCAGTTCAGGTGASAGKTTTTAGCATTCTGTcagtatcaaaagaaaatcagaccTAGATGCATTTTATGTAATTCAACATAATATATTGAAGGCTGTTTATTATATAAAACKTTCTTTCCCTGTGGTGAAGTAGGGCAGTTTAACAACCAGCACTAATAATTTTAAACAGTTTAACCAGTTTGAACCAATTAATGTGCAGATAATAACCTGATAATAACCTAATAATAACAGTGGGAGCATACTGTACACTGTGAAGAAGCATTTGTGGGCGAGGGTATAGACCTACAGAGACTTTGAGCTTCCCAGTGTCTCGTGGCATtctactgttctctctcctctccttgtcacCTGTGTAGCCGTCTTGGGAGCACTATGTTCTGTGTGGGCTGGTGTGTTCACCTGTGCTCTGCGAGGAGGAGGACTGTGCTGTGAGGTGACCTCTGTCTGGCCCCTGAGGGGGTTCCTCCACCAGGCTGAGGGCCCAGGGAAGTGGCCCTGCTCTGGTTCCCCATGGCTCCCTGTCTGGGACAGTGTTTGTCGGGCTCCGGGAGGACAGAGCGACACAATGACATGGGGAAGCCTCTCCCATCTCACCCGCCCTTAATGGTAAATATGCGTCCCTATCTGCCGTTCTCCCACTGCTTCCCACAGACTACcagtctgcctgcctctctcaattcaattaaattaaaatggcttttttggcatgggaaaaattgccaaagcaagtgaaatagataataaacaaaaatgtaataaaaaatcaGAAATTGAATGTAAACATTTCACTCACAACAGTTTcccaataataaagacatttcatattgttatattattggctataATAATGTATAACAATGTTCAAAAAGTTAAAGTACGAAAGGGAAAAWAAATAAGCAGATGaatattggttgtatttacaatggtgttcgtgttccactggttgcccttttcataTGGCAACAGCTCACAAGTCTTGCCGCTGTGATGGCACACGGTGGTATTTGgcctaatagatatgggagtttacctAAATGTTGTTtgctttcaaattctttgtgagtCTGTGTAATAAGAGGGGAATATGCRtctctaatatggtcatacatttggcaggaggttaggaagtgcaRctcagtttccacctcgtttTGTGKGCagcgtgcacatagcctgtcttttctcAACAGCCAGGAACGTGCAACATCAACAGCAAGGCTatggtcactgagtctgtacatagtcaaagcttgtattatttttgggtcagtcacagtggttaggtattctgtcactgtgtactctctgtctagggccagatagcattccagtttgctccgTTTGTtggttaattatttccaatgtgtcaagtaattatctttttgtttttcctgtgatttggttgggtgtaatcgtgttgctgtcctggggctctataGGGTCTGTTTgcgtttgtgaacagagccccagaaccaacTGGCTGAGAGggctcttctctaggttaatctctctgtaggtgatggctttgttatggaaggtttaggagccacttccttttaggtgcctctcgaatttaacagctcttttctggattttagcgggtattggcctgattctgctctgcatgcattatttggtgggTTGACGTTGTACACAGATGATGTTWATgcataattctgcatgcagagagtctcaatttggtgtgtgtcccattttgtgaattcttggttggagTGGACCCCAAACGTCACAACCttagagggcaatgggttctataactgattcaagtaattttagccagatcctagttgggatgtcaaatttgatgtttcttttgatggcgtagaagccCCTTCTTGCCATGTCTCTCaaatcattcacagctttgtggaagttacctgacGTTTAGGCCAAGGTAGGTAAAATTCTTTGCTCtaaggcaacggtgtctagatggaatttgatagaatttctctctgtgtttctcagtCAAAGACACAACTGATTTATAAACATGTTATTGATGAACACGAATGTGTATTTCATAAATTGTTCTTTCCCTGAGAAATGTAATTGTGAATTTTGACACATTTTCATGGGAAGAAATGAATAACAATCATGAAAATGGGtaagatgagaaaaaaagttCAAAGCAGGCTGGGGAGGGGTGACAGTGTCAGGTCACACTTCACAACCAAGTGTGACTTCCTCGTCAACGCAGGGTGCCATGGAGACAGTCAGGGGGAATGACCCGACCTGTGTGTCATGGAGACAGTGAAGTCCTGACTGACTGCTCTATTGATTAAGCTCAATGCAACAGGTGGAGAAACGAGGGTGTACAGCCAAGAGATCAATGTAATTCAGTGGAACAAGAGCAATGGTAAACTCACATTGTATACGTTTGTACAAAATGATAATTTAGTCATTGCTTCACATTGAATTCATGCTGAATGGCGTACTCCATGACTATTCCAAATARAAATGTGCCTTGAGAGAGAGATCAAATCgttttaaaataagaatttgagtCTCATTAGGGATCAGTCAAAAAAATAAATGGTAATATTGTGGAAAGGTGTTATGGTATAGGTTAGTTGAGATTTGTTCTTTGGCATGTTATGTTAGCATTCATTTCGACAAGATGAATGTTTTTAGGCATGTAGTTGTAGTATTTGATCATATTTAGATCAGATTAAGAGGGGTAGACTCCATTTTAAGCATTATTGCACTTTATGTATTGCTTATAACTAAATCTAGGATATTAACTAAATATCAATTTATTCTTATGTGAATATTAAGGAAACAAGGTGAAATGTTTTAGAGCGGTGCTCTCAAAACAAGGGCAGTTGTGATTTGTTTCATCCACATTTCAAATATTCTGCAGTCAACGTTTAAAGGRCCAATCaggagttgaaacaataacaaagcgccACTCTTTCGGTAAAAAKCTGAGGGATGGGGATTGAGAAATTGGatcactctcaaattcacagACAGAGCTATGGGTGTAAGGACTGGCCAtcaatgatatcaaaatgatagttttaaccatgttttgatactatacagtgtttgtttacagttgctttgtttacaaacattggagtaaaaaaagcttatatttKgggttctgatggggtacgacagttaaaCTCAGCTCATGAGGcctttataagttatattcttcaagaattaatTGGTACATACTGTGTCATTAATTTAAGgcccaaaatggatgtagcaaatgCTGAATGCTCCTTTAACTATTGCTTGATACTACAattttcaattcacatttactaATCTTTTATTTTACAACTGCCCACCCACAGTTGTGCATGGGGTCTCTGTTGTGGTCATCCATTAACCTGAGTGTGCAGTCTTGATGACCTCTGTGAAGATTGTATGTGAACtgccctctgtctccccctgttgCATAAATGAGGAAATTGCACGGGGCTTATTTATTAGtcgcacaccgtagcaaaatgttttacatcgtagtaaaacgttttgcaacgtttctattggacacatttagataggtccctccctgtttcattctgtttggttctgtttggttcctaCACCCCAGAAGTGGAATGGGAGCAGAAAAAGAAGGCATTGTTTTCTTTAAAGTTAATTGTGTTGAGATGGTAATAGCAAACAAAACCTTGCATAAGAACACAGCAATAGAGTGAAATATGTATAACTGACAAATTGATTAAAGAAAACTAAGTTGAGAGTAAAGAGTGAGTGAAcagcaaatgtaaaaatgtgcaaaGAAATCATTATTCTCTGAGCTGCSTCCTTGGTTTGGGATTATGTCTTCATGCATCATTTCCATTCCTTCAACTCCATTGGCCAAAAGTTCTCTTAACTACTccaagttaaaaaataaataattatgacCTCATATTATCTCTGTTTATCGCTGCAGATCACCATGGAAACTGAGGGTCATACTCTGGGCATGCTCCATTACTGGGATGGATCTGTGCTGCTGGTtttcaaacacgtggtttccattccagccatgattatgagccgtcctcccctcagcagcctccactgatatagttatatgtctgtcatattgaggtgtctagctataagttaaacctgatcaatcaaatgaataggtgtaagcaattatgGTATTTCCAAATGCCCTTAACTaggtgtctgtctcttatacacatctagatgtgtataagagacagcacacacacacacacacacacacacacacacacacacacacacattcagctgAAAGAGTCTTGTGTCTGCCTGCGGTCAAGCCTCCGCTCCTCTCCCAGTTTGTCCCACTTCCGGAGGAACATATGGACCTAAATATCCCACGTGTTGACAGATGTGCTGAGTTAGGCTGATCAAGAGAGCTGCTGGACCAACCTCCAACTCACAGAGCCATACGTACAGTGGGTGCTAACCCATTTCATTTGGTTTCTTTACATCAGTCTATTTAGATAAAGTGCACTGTCAGATATAGATTTCCCCTAATGGTCTCCCTCACTTTCAttgccatcccactgggcacagacatcaattcaacatccattccacattggttcaacaatatttaattgaaaaaacgtggaaacaacattgattcaaccagtgggatGCTACTATAATATGCTCGGGTACTGTACATCAAATTACCTCCAATGTCTATCTAGGCTTTGAGCACTCCAAATGACCTTTTGCTTTACCACTCCTTACTGAAGGAATACATTATTCTCTGATAAAAACTGAATGGCAAGTTTGAGGACATGTCagataagtcgctctggataagagcgtctgctaaatgacttaaatgtaaatgttaaatgtaaatatgCCCAAGCACCATTAAGGCAACAGTAGAATTGGTCTCTGTCAGCATGCTGAGTAGGGTGGTGAATAGGCCTTTTGTTTTcccgatctggaatacctcaccatcaaatgctGATCGCATTACCTCCTACACTGCCGTGTATATTCAACCCCAAGCCAACACCGCAACAGCTCTCACGAAACTACACTGGACagtgtgcaaactggaaaccgcatgTCCTGAGGCATATCCTGaggaaaccgcatatcctgagaAATCTGAAGAAAACGCTAccgaaattctatcaacacatctccttGCTTGGTTCTATTTTACCTCATAGTGGTCGCAAAGGAAGATGGATGCGGGCAGTTCTAGTTCTATTTCACCGCATAAACGCTCACTCAGTCCACGCAAAATTATTACCTCAGAATTGCTCTCCAAGGATGGTGTTTTTGACAGTGACAACCTGCTGCTTCAGAGGACCAAAAAGACTGGAAAGAGAACACTTTCTTTACCATGTATTTATCTTTATATAAGTACATATTGTTA
Coding sequences within it:
- the LOC111950170 gene encoding LOW QUALITY PROTEIN: homeobox protein CDX-1 (The sequence of the model RefSeq protein was modified relative to this genomic sequence to represent the inferred CDS: inserted 1 base in 1 codon) encodes the protein MYVSYLLEKEPSMYPNPVRHPSLNLNHQNFVPAPPQYSDFSGYHHVAGINNDPHHSQTGAWNPAYPPSREEWSPYGPGTGPSTSNPGPIGYSPPEFSPVPQSGLLPSINSSVGQLSPNSQRRNPYDWMRRSVPPANSGGKTRTKDKYRVVYTDHQRLELEKEFHYSRYITIRRKAELATSLSLSERQVKIWFQNRRAKERKVNKKKMQQPQPASTTTPTPXGSGMPGNVAMVTSSSGGLVSPSIPMTIKEEY